Proteins encoded together in one Flavobacteriales bacterium window:
- a CDS encoding PorV/PorQ family protein, giving the protein MAQDAPKYSNEFLAIGVGARALGMGYSFVASANDVTAGYWNPAGLMRVRGDLQIGAMHSEYFAGIAKYDFVGVAKPLDTASTLGVTFVRFGVDDIPNTTALIDNDGNVDYDRISTFTAADHALLISYARRMRIPGLVVGGNVKVIYRRVGEFANAWGFGLDLAAQYEKDKWRFAAVARDITGTYNAWSYSLDPQTIETFQLTDNDLPQNSTEVTLPRLTLGAAREFRFGNKVGLITELNLENTFDGQRNTLISTGTWSADPRFGLEVGYAGVVFVRAGVNNFQYVTDITDTRRLNFQPNIGAGLKIRGIAVDYALTDIGDNSIALYSNVFSLRFDIFKRSGS; this is encoded by the coding sequence ATGGCCCAGGACGCCCCCAAGTACAGCAACGAGTTCCTCGCCATCGGCGTGGGCGCCCGCGCTCTCGGCATGGGCTACAGCTTCGTGGCCTCCGCCAACGACGTCACCGCCGGTTACTGGAACCCCGCCGGCCTGATGCGCGTGCGCGGCGATCTGCAGATCGGCGCCATGCACAGCGAGTACTTCGCCGGCATCGCCAAGTACGACTTCGTGGGCGTGGCCAAGCCGCTGGACACGGCCAGCACCCTGGGGGTCACCTTCGTGCGCTTCGGGGTGGACGACATCCCCAACACCACCGCCCTCATCGACAACGACGGCAACGTGGACTACGACCGCATCAGCACCTTCACCGCGGCGGACCACGCCTTGCTGATCAGCTATGCCCGTCGCATGCGCATCCCCGGTCTGGTGGTGGGCGGCAACGTGAAGGTGATCTACCGGCGCGTGGGCGAGTTCGCCAACGCCTGGGGCTTCGGCCTCGACCTGGCCGCCCAGTACGAGAAGGACAAGTGGCGCTTCGCTGCCGTGGCCCGCGACATCACCGGCACCTACAACGCGTGGAGCTATTCGTTGGACCCACAGACCATCGAGACCTTCCAGCTCACCGACAACGACCTGCCGCAGAACAGCACCGAGGTCACCCTGCCCCGGCTGACCCTGGGCGCCGCGCGTGAGTTCCGCTTCGGCAACAAGGTCGGCCTCATCACCGAGCTCAACCTGGAGAACACCTTCGACGGCCAGCGCAACACCTTGATCAGCACGGGCACCTGGAGCGCCGACCCGCGCTTCGGTCTGGAGGTGGGCTATGCCGGTGTGGTCTTCGTCCGTGCCGGCGTCAACAACTTCCAATACGTCACCGACATCACCGACACCCGCCGCTTGAACTTCCAGCCCAACATCGGCGCCGGGCTCAAGATCCGCGGCATCGCGGTCGACTACGCCCTCACCGACATCGGCGACAACTCCATCGCGTTGTACAGCAACGTCTTCAGCCTGCGGTTCGACATCTTCAAACGAAGCGGCTCATGA
- a CDS encoding CDP-alcohol phosphatidyltransferase family protein, which produces MARLPRLPDLLTTANLACGVASILLASQGELTAACWLVFVAAVFDVFDGPAARALGGGSPLGAQLDSLADLVSFGVAPAFALFTTASVLSDPGSVNMVHPRLSTLLASVDGSPWPLFATAIVLVIASCWRLAKFNLDTRQTSGFLGLPTPSNGLFWVSMTLGSTGAAVHPGPGHDQLIATARSLLSSPFALLAVALVLSGLMLSELPLPSLKFKHFRWRGNEVVYLLGGIGAVLAVLYGILAVPLLLVLYLLSPVWGRLFAKVGQ; this is translated from the coding sequence ATGGCACGGCTGCCGCGGCTTCCCGACCTGCTCACGACCGCGAACCTAGCCTGTGGCGTGGCGTCCATCCTGCTGGCCTCCCAAGGAGAGCTAACAGCGGCGTGTTGGCTGGTGTTCGTTGCGGCCGTGTTCGATGTGTTCGATGGCCCGGCGGCCCGGGCCCTGGGCGGGGGCTCGCCGCTGGGCGCCCAGCTGGACAGCCTGGCGGACCTGGTGAGCTTCGGGGTGGCACCGGCGTTCGCGTTGTTCACGACCGCATCGGTCCTTTCGGATCCGGGAAGCGTGAACATGGTCCATCCCCGTCTCTCAACTCTACTTGCATCGGTGGATGGCTCGCCCTGGCCGCTGTTCGCCACCGCCATCGTGCTGGTCATCGCCTCGTGCTGGCGCCTGGCCAAGTTCAACTTGGACACCCGTCAGACGAGTGGCTTCCTCGGGCTCCCCACGCCATCGAACGGGCTTTTCTGGGTCTCGATGACACTCGGATCGACCGGTGCCGCGGTGCATCCGGGTCCCGGCCACGACCAGCTCATCGCGACCGCCCGTTCGCTGCTCAGCAGTCCGTTCGCCCTGCTGGCGGTGGCGCTCGTGCTTTCCGGCCTCATGCTCTCCGAGCTCCCCCTCCCCTCTCTGAAGTTCAAGCACTTCCGCTGGCGGGGCAACGAGGTGGTCTACCTGTTGGGGGGCATCGGGGCGGTGTTGGCGGTGCTGTACGGCATCCTGGCCGTGCCGCTGCTCCTGGTGCTGTACCTCCTCAGCCCGGTGTGGGGGCGGCTGTTCGCCAAGGTGGGGCAGTGA
- the purS gene encoding phosphoribosylformylglycinamidine synthase subunit PurS: MKTFRAAIDVMPHDNLLDPQGKAVSGAMPNLGLPEVTGVRIGKHITLHVEAKDKKAAEAKVDEACKKLLANQIMEKYCFSIEELA; the protein is encoded by the coding sequence ATGAAGACCTTCCGCGCCGCGATCGACGTGATGCCCCACGACAACCTGTTGGACCCGCAGGGGAAGGCCGTGAGCGGGGCGATGCCCAACCTGGGCCTGCCCGAGGTCACCGGCGTGCGCATCGGCAAGCACATCACGCTGCACGTGGAGGCCAAGGACAAGAAGGCCGCCGAGGCCAAGGTGGACGAGGCCTGCAAGAAGCTGCTGGCCAACCAGATCATGGAGAAGTACTGCTTCTCGATCGAAGAGCTGGCCTAG
- the lptB gene encoding LPS export ABC transporter ATP-binding protein, whose translation MMLRADDLVKRYKRRTVVGGVSVQVAQGEIVGLLGPNGAGKTTTFYMITGLIKPNSGRIRLEDHDITDLPMYKRAQLGIGYLPQEASVFRKLSVEDNILAILEMTGKPRPEQERRLEELLNEFSLQHVRTNRGDVLSGGERRRTEIARALATEPKFILLDEPFAGVDPIAVEDIQGIVSKLKRKNIGVLITDHNVQETLSITDRAYLLFEGKILKQGTAEELAADETVRKVYLGKNFELRRKV comes from the coding sequence CTGATGCTGCGTGCCGACGACCTTGTGAAACGCTACAAGCGGCGCACCGTGGTGGGCGGCGTCAGCGTGCAGGTCGCCCAGGGCGAGATCGTGGGGCTGCTGGGGCCCAACGGGGCGGGCAAGACCACCACCTTCTACATGATCACGGGCCTCATCAAGCCCAACAGCGGCCGCATCCGGCTGGAGGACCACGACATCACCGACCTGCCGATGTACAAGCGCGCGCAGCTGGGCATCGGCTACCTGCCGCAGGAGGCCAGCGTGTTCCGCAAGCTCAGCGTGGAGGACAACATCCTGGCCATCCTGGAGATGACCGGCAAGCCGCGCCCCGAGCAGGAACGGCGGCTCGAGGAGCTGCTCAACGAGTTCAGCCTGCAGCACGTGCGCACCAACCGCGGCGATGTGCTGAGCGGGGGGGAGCGCCGCCGCACCGAGATCGCCCGCGCCCTGGCCACCGAGCCCAAGTTCATCCTGCTCGACGAGCCCTTCGCCGGCGTGGACCCCATCGCGGTGGAGGACATCCAGGGCATCGTCAGCAAGCTCAAGCGCAAGAACATCGGCGTGCTCATCACCGACCACAACGTGCAGGAGACCCTCAGCATCACCGACCGCGCCTACCTGCTCTTCGAGGGAAAGATCCTGAAGCAGGGCACGGCCGAGGAACTGGCGGCCGACGAGACCGTGCGCAAGGTCTACCTGGGGAAGAACTTCGAGCTGCGGCGGAAGGTGTAG
- a CDS encoding carboxypeptidase-like regulatory domain-containing protein, with protein MPVKALRHDLRRSHRAVVVLLLLWTAVAAAQTTRVSGTVTDARTDEPLPFVNVGFVNSRVATTTDMDGRYALDTYYATDSLRASMLGYAAQTRGVRRDRDQRIDFALASGTAELQEVTIRRQERNPAFEILDRVVANKPANNREKLAYYSHETYNKVEFDVNNLTRRFVENKLWKPFRFVFDNMDSSAAKPYLPIFISESISDVHYRQQPRAKREVIRATKQSGIQNQSISQLMGDMYQNVNIYENFLVLFGKNFISPIADGGRLFYDYYLTDSAWVGTNWCYRLEFHPKRKSELAFDGEMWIADTAYAVKRIQAGFPEAINLNFVQGFWVEQQYEPVKNEVWMLTRDALVVDLSIFRRRTKGFYGRRTATYRDFSINEPADPAFYDGAELVRMQADSASRAPDYWEGRRHEPLNERESTIYEMVDTIQTIPRFRTFVDLVNMLVTGYYPVGPLEYGPYYTIYSFNEVEGTRLRAGLRTSNDWSRRTELEGYAAYGLLDRSLKGMVGGQTFITKQPRQLTGLYLRHDIEQLGQSQSAFRSDNVLSSTFRRNPANKLTLVDELRFFYELEPFTGLNHQLTIRHRNLFPRGDLRYLRPSFDDGFALTEVPSITSLEVALNTRFAWGEKYVSGDFRRVSLGTFKPIVEFYGAVGIPGVFGSEYEYYKTIARIDQRVQLGAIGWSRYRLEGGRIWGTLPYPLLILHTGNETFYYYDDAFNTMNFFEFISDRYVSLKLEHHFEGFFLNKVPLLRKLKLREVVSGKAVIGDLDGKHSEEMLLLPGMYSLYDGPFVEASAGIENILNVIRIDGVWRLTYQDHPNIGLFAIRLKFRFDF; from the coding sequence ATGCCGGTGAAGGCGCTCCGTCACGACCTGCGCCGGTCCCACCGGGCCGTGGTCGTCCTTCTGCTGCTCTGGACCGCCGTGGCCGCCGCCCAGACCACCCGCGTCTCCGGCACGGTCACCGATGCCCGCACCGACGAGCCGCTGCCCTTCGTCAACGTGGGCTTCGTCAACAGCCGCGTGGCCACCACCACGGACATGGACGGGCGCTATGCCCTCGATACGTATTACGCCACCGACTCGCTCCGCGCCAGCATGCTGGGCTACGCCGCACAGACCCGGGGTGTGCGCCGCGACAGGGACCAGCGCATCGACTTCGCCCTGGCCTCCGGTACGGCCGAGCTGCAGGAGGTGACCATCCGTCGCCAGGAGCGCAATCCCGCCTTCGAGATCCTGGACCGCGTGGTGGCCAACAAGCCCGCCAACAACCGCGAGAAGCTCGCCTACTACAGCCACGAGACCTACAACAAGGTGGAGTTCGACGTCAACAACCTTACCCGGAGGTTCGTGGAGAACAAGCTGTGGAAGCCGTTCCGCTTCGTGTTCGACAACATGGACAGCTCGGCCGCCAAGCCCTACCTGCCCATCTTCATCAGCGAGTCGATCAGTGATGTGCACTACCGCCAGCAGCCCCGTGCCAAACGCGAGGTGATCCGCGCCACCAAGCAGAGCGGCATCCAGAACCAGAGCATCTCGCAGCTGATGGGCGACATGTACCAGAACGTCAACATCTACGAGAACTTCCTGGTGCTCTTCGGAAAGAACTTCATCAGCCCCATCGCCGACGGGGGACGGCTCTTCTACGATTACTACCTCACGGACAGCGCCTGGGTGGGCACCAACTGGTGCTACCGGCTCGAGTTCCATCCCAAGCGCAAGAGCGAGCTCGCCTTCGATGGGGAGATGTGGATCGCGGACACGGCCTATGCGGTGAAGCGCATCCAGGCCGGATTCCCGGAGGCCATCAACCTCAACTTCGTGCAGGGCTTCTGGGTGGAGCAGCAGTACGAGCCCGTGAAGAACGAGGTGTGGATGCTCACCCGCGACGCGCTCGTGGTGGACCTGAGCATCTTCCGCCGCCGCACCAAGGGCTTCTATGGCCGCCGCACCGCCACCTACCGCGATTTCAGCATCAACGAACCGGCCGACCCGGCCTTCTACGACGGGGCCGAACTGGTGCGCATGCAAGCCGACAGCGCGTCCCGCGCGCCCGACTACTGGGAGGGGCGCCGCCACGAACCGCTGAACGAAAGGGAGAGCACCATCTACGAGATGGTGGACACCATCCAGACCATCCCGCGCTTCCGCACCTTCGTGGACCTCGTGAACATGCTCGTCACGGGCTACTACCCGGTCGGCCCGCTCGAGTACGGACCGTATTACACGATCTACAGCTTCAACGAGGTGGAGGGCACCCGCCTGCGCGCGGGCCTGCGCACCAGCAACGACTGGAGCCGCCGCACCGAGCTGGAGGGCTACGCCGCCTACGGCCTGCTGGACCGCTCGTTGAAGGGCATGGTGGGCGGCCAGACCTTCATCACCAAACAGCCGCGCCAGCTCACCGGCCTGTACCTGCGCCACGACATCGAGCAGCTGGGCCAAAGCCAGAGCGCCTTCCGCTCGGACAACGTGCTCAGCAGCACCTTCCGCCGCAACCCCGCCAACAAGCTGACCCTGGTCGACGAGCTGCGCTTCTTCTATGAGCTGGAACCCTTCACCGGCCTCAACCACCAGCTCACCATCCGGCACCGCAACCTCTTCCCCCGCGGCGACCTGCGCTACCTCCGGCCTTCCTTCGACGACGGCTTCGCCCTCACCGAGGTGCCCAGCATCACCAGCCTCGAGGTGGCCCTCAACACCCGCTTCGCCTGGGGCGAGAAATACGTGAGCGGCGATTTCCGCCGGGTGAGCCTCGGCACCTTCAAGCCCATCGTCGAGTTCTACGGAGCGGTCGGCATCCCCGGGGTCTTCGGCAGCGAATACGAGTACTACAAGACCATCGCCCGCATCGACCAGCGGGTGCAGCTGGGGGCCATCGGCTGGTCCCGCTACCGGCTTGAAGGCGGACGCATCTGGGGCACACTCCCCTATCCGCTGCTCATCCTGCACACGGGCAACGAGACCTTCTACTACTACGATGACGCCTTCAACACGATGAACTTCTTCGAGTTCATCAGCGACCGGTACGTGAGCCTGAAGCTGGAGCACCACTTCGAGGGCTTCTTCCTGAACAAGGTGCCGCTGCTGCGCAAGCTCAAGCTGCGCGAAGTGGTGTCCGGCAAGGCCGTGATCGGCGACCTCGACGGAAAGCACAGCGAGGAGATGCTGCTGCTGCCCGGCATGTACAGCCTGTACGACGGCCCCTTCGTGGAGGCCAGCGCCGGCATCGAGAACATCCTGAACGTGATCCGCATCGACGGCGTGTGGCGCCTCACCTACCAGGACCACCCCAACATCGGGCTCTTCGCCATACGTTTGAAGTTCCGCTTCGACTTCTGA
- the tatC gene encoding twin-arginine translocase subunit TatC yields MPLRPPAIFAPSSKRAPITVANKEMTFLEHLEELRWTLMRSAVVILAAMLVAFFWKELVFDTIILAPRDPGFITYRALCALSQRLGLGDALCIRDLGFELQNISMSGQFLTHLKVSFVAGLVAASPYVLWEVWRFIAPGLNERERRAARSAVVFAGLLFLLGVTFGYYVIAPMSIQFLGGYKVSEAVRNTIALDSFIGTMTSVPLWTGVMFQLPLAVLMLARLGLMSAAVMRTYRRHAFVGILVVAAVITPPDVTSQILVSLPLLALYEVSILLAARVERQALAAEKPRTPIAQAR; encoded by the coding sequence ATGCCCCTCCGACCCCCGGCTATCTTTGCCCCTTCGTCGAAAAGGGCGCCGATCACCGTGGCCAACAAGGAAATGACCTTCCTGGAGCACCTGGAGGAGCTCCGGTGGACGCTGATGCGCAGCGCCGTGGTGATCCTGGCGGCCATGCTGGTGGCCTTCTTCTGGAAGGAACTGGTCTTCGACACGATCATCCTGGCCCCGCGCGACCCCGGCTTCATCACCTACCGCGCCCTCTGTGCGCTCAGCCAGCGCCTAGGCCTCGGCGACGCGCTCTGCATCCGCGACCTGGGCTTCGAGCTGCAGAACATCAGCATGAGCGGCCAGTTCCTCACCCACCTGAAGGTGAGCTTCGTGGCCGGCCTGGTGGCCGCCTCTCCCTATGTGCTCTGGGAGGTCTGGCGCTTCATCGCCCCGGGCCTCAACGAACGGGAGCGCCGGGCCGCCCGGTCGGCCGTCGTCTTCGCCGGTCTGCTCTTCCTGCTCGGCGTGACCTTCGGCTACTACGTCATCGCCCCCATGAGCATCCAGTTCCTGGGCGGCTACAAGGTGAGCGAGGCCGTGCGCAACACCATCGCCCTGGACAGCTTCATCGGCACCATGACCTCCGTGCCGCTGTGGACCGGGGTCATGTTCCAGCTGCCCCTGGCCGTGCTGATGCTGGCCCGCCTCGGGCTCATGAGCGCCGCCGTCATGCGCACCTACAGGCGTCATGCCTTTGTGGGCATCCTGGTGGTGGCCGCCGTGATCACGCCGCCCGACGTGACCAGTCAGATCCTGGTGAGCCTGCCGCTGCTGGCGCTTTATGAGGTGAGCATCCTGCTGGCCGCCCGGGTAGAGCGCCAGGCCCTGGCCGCCGAGAAGCCCCGAACCCCCATCGCCCAAGCGCGTTGA
- the recQ gene encoding DNA helicase RecQ: MINVDLTPREALEQFFGFSTFKGTQEAVIQSVLEGRNTFVIMPTGGGKSLCYQLPALMSEGTAIVVSPLIALMKNQVDAIRSFSSESGVAHFLNSSLTRNESLRVKKDIKDGRTKLLYVAPESLTKKENIEFLSDIRISFFAIDEAHCISEWGHDFRPEYRRLRTIFDEIKRVPVIALTATATEKVQEDILKNLDIPDAVVYKSSFNRPNLYYEVRPKQMVAREIIRFVKQHEGRSGIIYCLSRKKVEEIAQLLVVNGIKALPYHAGMDAGQRADHQDQFLMEKVDVIVATIAFGMGIDKPDVRFVIHHDIPKSLESYYQETGRGGRDGGEGKCVAFYSYKDIEKLEKFLQGKPVAEQEIGKQLLQDTVSYAETSMCRRKFLLHYFGEQLESDNCGSCDNCLNPREGFDATEDLGVLLEAVKESKERHRAKFICDLLTGTESAEMKTYKGSGMESYGRGSDHDAHHWLAIVRQAVVGGFLHKDIETYGILTLTDQAKKFLKKPWKVEFVKERDYSDFDEGDEPEGKGGAAADEKLMAMLKDLRRSQAQKLKLQPWVLFGDPSLEEMTMRYPVTIEELTQITGVGPGKAQKYGKPFVELIKRYVEENEIERAEEVVVRSVVNKSGNKVHIIQNIDKRLSLTSIARSRNLSLADLISELESIVMSGTRLDISYHLDESMDPDLQEEIMDYFREAENDSLEAMLEEFGRDVSEEDLRLMRIRFLSEVAN; this comes from the coding sequence ATGATCAACGTCGACCTGACCCCTCGGGAAGCCCTCGAGCAATTCTTCGGATTCAGCACCTTCAAAGGCACTCAGGAGGCCGTCATCCAGAGCGTGCTGGAAGGCCGCAACACCTTCGTGATCATGCCCACGGGCGGGGGCAAGAGCCTCTGCTACCAGTTGCCCGCCCTGATGAGCGAGGGCACGGCCATCGTCGTCAGCCCGCTCATCGCCCTGATGAAGAACCAGGTGGATGCCATCCGCAGCTTCAGCTCGGAGAGCGGCGTGGCCCACTTCCTCAACAGTTCGCTGACCCGGAACGAGTCGCTGCGGGTGAAGAAGGACATCAAGGACGGGCGCACGAAGCTCCTCTACGTGGCGCCGGAGAGCCTCACCAAGAAGGAGAACATCGAGTTCCTCAGCGACATCCGCATCAGCTTCTTCGCCATCGACGAGGCCCACTGCATCAGCGAGTGGGGCCATGACTTCCGCCCCGAATACCGGCGGCTGCGCACCATCTTCGACGAGATCAAGCGGGTGCCGGTGATCGCGCTGACAGCCACGGCCACCGAGAAGGTCCAGGAGGACATCCTGAAGAACCTGGACATCCCCGATGCGGTGGTGTACAAGTCCAGCTTCAACCGGCCCAACCTGTACTACGAGGTGCGCCCCAAGCAGATGGTGGCGCGGGAGATCATCCGCTTCGTGAAACAGCACGAGGGCCGCAGCGGTATCATCTACTGCCTGAGCCGCAAGAAGGTGGAGGAGATCGCCCAGTTGCTGGTGGTGAACGGCATCAAGGCCCTGCCCTACCACGCCGGGATGGACGCCGGCCAGCGGGCCGACCACCAGGACCAGTTCCTGATGGAGAAGGTGGACGTGATCGTGGCCACGATCGCCTTCGGCATGGGCATCGACAAGCCCGACGTGCGCTTCGTGATCCACCACGACATCCCCAAGAGCCTGGAGAGCTACTACCAGGAGACCGGCCGTGGCGGCCGCGATGGCGGAGAGGGCAAGTGCGTCGCCTTCTACAGCTACAAGGACATCGAGAAGCTGGAGAAGTTCCTGCAGGGCAAGCCCGTGGCCGAGCAGGAGATCGGCAAGCAGCTGCTGCAGGACACGGTGAGCTACGCCGAGACCAGCATGTGCCGGCGCAAGTTCCTGTTGCACTACTTCGGCGAACAGCTCGAGAGCGACAACTGCGGCAGCTGCGACAACTGCCTGAACCCGCGCGAGGGCTTCGATGCGACCGAGGACCTGGGCGTGCTGCTCGAGGCGGTGAAGGAAAGCAAGGAGCGGCACCGGGCCAAGTTCATCTGCGACCTGCTCACCGGCACCGAGAGCGCGGAGATGAAGACCTACAAGGGCTCCGGCATGGAGAGCTACGGCCGGGGCAGCGACCACGACGCGCATCACTGGCTGGCCATCGTGCGGCAGGCCGTGGTGGGCGGCTTCCTGCACAAGGACATCGAGACCTACGGCATCCTCACCCTCACCGACCAGGCGAAGAAGTTCCTGAAGAAGCCCTGGAAGGTGGAGTTCGTGAAGGAGCGGGACTACAGCGACTTCGACGAGGGGGACGAGCCCGAGGGCAAGGGCGGCGCAGCTGCGGACGAGAAGCTCATGGCCATGCTGAAGGACCTGCGCCGCAGCCAGGCGCAGAAGCTCAAGCTGCAGCCGTGGGTGCTCTTCGGCGACCCCTCCCTGGAGGAGATGACGATGCGCTACCCGGTGACCATCGAGGAGCTCACCCAGATCACCGGCGTGGGGCCCGGCAAGGCGCAGAAATACGGCAAGCCCTTCGTGGAGCTGATCAAGCGGTACGTGGAGGAGAACGAGATCGAGCGCGCCGAGGAGGTGGTGGTGCGCAGCGTGGTGAACAAGAGCGGCAACAAGGTCCACATCATCCAGAACATCGACAAGCGGCTGTCGCTGACCAGCATCGCGCGCAGCCGCAACCTCAGCCTGGCGGACCTCATCTCCGAACTGGAGAGCATCGTGATGAGCGGAACCCGCCTGGACATCAGCTACCACCTTGACGAGAGCATGGACCCCGACCTCCAGGAGGAGATCATGGACTACTTCCGCGAGGCCGAGAACGACAGCCTGGAGGCCATGCTGGAGGAGTTCGGGCGCGATGTCAGCGAGGAGGACCTGCGGCTCATGCGCATCCGCTTCCTCAGCGAGGTGGCGAATTAA
- a CDS encoding amidohydrolase, whose protein sequence is MHQHPELAFHEEATAAYVASVLKAEGLIVREGLARHPDRPAGTGLIALVTGSRSPSDRCFALRADMDALPIQEVGKDGYRSLNPGVMHACGHDAHTAMVLAAGLALHRMREAWSGTVMLVFQPGEEKEPGGASLFVKEGALTDPTPTGILGQHVTPELASGKLGFRSGPFMAAADELYLTVRGRGGHAAKRAELVDPILIAARLLPVLYEAAERAKPAGEPMLMSFGRFLAQGATNIVPDEARLDGTLRTFNEELRSMLHDLLPRVCTGVAKDMGGEAELRIVKGSPVVKNDPALTARMRDVAVELVGADNVVDMDIRMGAEDFAYYTHVMPGCFFRLGTGDPRKPGTQSGLHTAAFDIDEDAMMLGAAMMMAGALNELQ, encoded by the coding sequence ATGCATCAGCACCCCGAGCTCGCCTTCCACGAGGAGGCCACCGCCGCCTACGTCGCCTCTGTTCTGAAGGCCGAAGGTCTCATCGTGCGCGAAGGGCTCGCCCGCCATCCGGACCGGCCGGCCGGCACGGGCCTCATCGCCCTCGTCACCGGGTCCCGCTCCCCGTCCGACCGCTGTTTCGCCCTGCGCGCCGACATGGACGCCCTGCCGATCCAGGAGGTGGGCAAGGACGGCTATCGTTCGCTCAACCCGGGCGTGATGCACGCCTGCGGGCATGACGCGCACACCGCCATGGTGCTCGCAGCGGGCCTCGCGCTGCACCGCATGCGTGAGGCCTGGAGCGGCACCGTGATGCTCGTGTTCCAGCCCGGCGAGGAGAAGGAGCCCGGCGGGGCCAGCCTTTTCGTGAAGGAAGGGGCCCTCACGGATCCCACACCAACGGGCATCCTGGGGCAGCACGTCACCCCGGAACTGGCCTCGGGCAAGCTCGGTTTCCGCAGCGGTCCCTTCATGGCCGCCGCCGACGAGCTCTACCTCACCGTGCGTGGCCGTGGCGGACATGCCGCCAAGCGCGCCGAGCTCGTGGACCCGATCCTCATCGCCGCCCGCCTTCTTCCCGTGCTGTACGAGGCGGCCGAACGCGCGAAGCCGGCCGGCGAGCCCATGCTGATGAGCTTCGGTCGATTCCTCGCCCAGGGCGCCACCAACATCGTTCCGGACGAGGCGCGCCTGGACGGCACCCTGCGCACCTTCAACGAGGAGCTGCGGTCCATGCTCCATGACCTGTTGCCGCGCGTGTGCACGGGTGTGGCGAAGGACATGGGCGGGGAGGCGGAGCTGCGGATCGTGAAGGGCTCGCCCGTGGTGAAGAACGACCCGGCGCTCACTGCTCGGATGCGGGACGTGGCCGTGGAACTGGTGGGCGCGGACAACGTGGTGGACATGGACATCCGCATGGGCGCCGAGGACTTCGCCTACTACACGCACGTGATGCCCGGCTGCTTCTTCCGGCTCGGCACCGGCGATCCCAGGAAGCCCGGCACGCAGAGCGGACTGCACACCGCGGCCTTCGACATCGATGAGGACGCGATGATGCTGGGAGCGGCGATGATGATGGCGGGTGCGCTGAACGAGCTGCAGTGA
- a CDS encoding sulfite exporter TauE/SafE family protein, whose amino-acid sequence MSATAVGLLLLIGLLAGMLSGFVGVGGGIIMVPALVWLMGYGQHQAQGTSLAVLVLPVVAIAAWNYHRQHPLDLRAVGLIAGAFVLGGYLGSRMALSIPADAVKRVFGLVMLVAALKLILGK is encoded by the coding sequence ATGTCCGCCACGGCCGTCGGTCTGCTCCTGCTCATCGGCCTGCTGGCCGGCATGCTCAGCGGCTTCGTCGGCGTGGGCGGAGGCATCATCATGGTGCCTGCCCTGGTGTGGCTCATGGGCTACGGCCAGCATCAGGCCCAGGGCACCAGCCTGGCCGTTCTGGTGCTGCCCGTGGTGGCCATCGCCGCCTGGAACTACCACCGCCAGCACCCGCTCGACCTACGCGCCGTGGGCCTCATCGCCGGGGCCTTCGTGCTGGGCGGATACCTCGGCAGCCGCATGGCCCTTAGCATCCCCGCCGATGCCGTCAAGCGTGTCTTCGGCCTGGTGATGTTGGTGGCCGCCCTCAAGCTCATCCTCGGCAAGTGA